The genomic stretch GGCCCCGGAGACCACCGCCCAGTGCGGGCTGAAGCGCACCCGGACGACCGTGCTGCCCGGCGCGGTGGCCCGGACCTCGAAGCTGTCGGCGTCCGTGTCGCGCGCGCGGCTGCGGTCCACGCCGCCGACCCGGTACAGCTTCCAGTTCGCGTTGCTCCAGACCTGGTGCAGGACGGGCAGGCCGGCGCGGATGAGCGCGGCCTCCTGGCGGGCCGAGCCGTCGAGGCCAACGTCGGGCAGCGCGACGAACGTGACCGCGTTCTCGTGCAGCCACTCGGTGTAGCGCGCGGAGGTCAGCGGCTTGTCGCTATAGAAGAGCCCGTTGAGCTCGCGGTCGAGCTGGCGCTCCCAGCCGCGCGCGAGGGGCACGTGCGACGCCAGGTGCGCCGCCTCCCAGTGCGCGCGGGTGAACGGCACCTCCACGCGCAGCTGCCCGCGCTCCTTCTCGAGGCGCTCGATGAGCGGCGTGTAGTAGCTGGCCTGCGTCGACGGGTCGCCCGCCACGACGACGACGTCGCGGATCGGCGGCATCAGCTGCCAGTACAGCAGCGGCACCGCGATCGCGGCGAGCAGCCACCGGCGCTGAGGCCACAGGATGCAGGCGGCGATCGGGCCGAGCGTGAGCGCGGCGAGCCGGGTGACGTTGCCGCCGACGGCGGTCGGGATGGCGAAGCAGGCGATGACCGCGCCCGCGTAGATGATCGCGCCCGCGCGCAGGACGCCCTGGCCGCGCGGGAGCGCGAACGCGACGGCGACGAGCGCGGCGAGCGCCGGCCAGAACGCTGAGGCGACGAACGGCTCGGTTCCGCCCTCCGGGAAGATCGCGGTCATCACGGCGACGGGCACGAGGGCCGCCGCGGCGATCCAGACGCCGAGGCGCCGGCGCGAGCCGATCGCCCACGCCGCGCCCGCCAGCGCGAGGAACGCCCCGGCGACCGGGCTGGCCAGCGGCGTCACCACGGCCAGGCCGACGGCCAGGCGGACGCGCCCGCGCTGCGCCGCGAGCAGCGCGCCGAGCGCGAACGGCACGCCGAGCAGGAACGGAATGCGCCCGGTCAGCAGCTGCACGGACACGCCCGCGGCGAACCAGAGGCCGCCGATCATCGCGGCGCGGCGGCCGTACGCGCGCTCGACGAGCAGCGAGAAGAGCGCCGCGGCCGCGACGCACGCGAGCGCGGCCGCCACGCGCGGGCCGACGAGGGCGCCCAGCGGCGGCATGACCATCGAGTACGCCGGGACGTTGTGCCCGCCGTACCAGGCGGTGTTCACGACGACGAATCCGTGCTCGGCGAACAGGTGGCTGCGGAACACTGCGGCGGCGAGGTCCGCGCTGGCCGGCGCCACGGCGAGGTACACCACGCCGATCGCAGCCGCCACCAGCACGCTGGGCAACAGGGGCCGGCGCATCGCCCGAGGGTAGTTGTGCCGCACGTTGCGGGATTCTCGTGCAGCGGACGGTTCGGCGCTTGACGGCGCGGGTAGCGTTGGTCGAGCGAGGGGCGCCACGAACTCGTTGGGAGACATGAGACGTGAGTCCGACGGAGAGCGTGGACCTGGTGGCGGCGCGCCTGCGCATCCGCCCGGGACGACAGAGCGACGACGATGAGGTCTGCCTTCGTCTCGAGGGTCAGCTCGACGGCGACAGCGCGCTGTCCTTGGCGCGCGTGCTGCTCGACGCCCAGCGTGCGGGCAGCGTGCTGGTGCTCGACCTCTCGCGGCTGTCGTTCGTCGACGTCGCGGGCCTGCGGGTGCTCGTCGACGCCGCGCGCCGCGCCGCGGCCGCCGGCTGCGAGCTGTTCCTGCGCTCGCCGGCGCCGGACGTGCGCCGGCTGTTCCGGGTCACCGGCCTCGGCATGTGGACGCGCCTCGACGAGGACGGCTGCGTGCGCGCCTCGCTGCCGCCCCTGTCACGGGCGGTCCTGGGCCGGTTCGGCCGGCCCGGCCTGATCTGAGCGGTCCGCGCGGCCGACGGCGCCTGCGCTACCCGGTGTCCTCGCCCGCGGCCAGGTAGACGATCCGGTCGCCCGCCTGCACCGAGGTGGCGCGGGGGTCGTCGAAGCGCAGCAGCTCCCCGCCGCGCTCGACCGCGATGACCGGCCCGCCGATGGGCAGCGCCGAGCACGGCCCCGCCTCGCCGGGCGCCACCGGGCGCTCCTTGATGTCGAGCCCCTCGCCGATCGACATGAGGTCCTCGAGCACCTCCACCACGCGCGGGGCGTGGGTGGCGAGGCCGAGCAGCCGCCCGGCGCTGCTCGACGTCACGATCACCGAGTTCGCGCCGCTCTGGTGCAGCAGGTGGACGTTCTCCTCCTCGCGCGCGGCGGCGGCGATCGTCGCGCCCGGGTTGAGCTCGCGCACGGTCAGCGTGATGAGGACCGCCGCGGGGTCGCTGTTGGGCGCGACGACCACGGAGGCGGCCTGGTCGACCTGCGCCTGGCGCAGCACCGCCGCCTGCGAGGCGTCGCCCGCCACCGCCGCGAGGCCGTCGGCGACCGCCGCCGCGCGCGCCTCGGCGCCGGATTCGATGACGACGATGTCCTGGGGCGGCGTGCCATGGGCGCGCAGCGTGCGCACGGCGGCGCGCCCCTTCGTGCCGTAGCCGCAGACGATCACGTGGTCACGCAAGCCGCGCATCCAGCGCGAGACGCGCCAGTCGTGCCGGGTGCGCTCGGCGAGGATCTCGAGCGTCGTGCCGACGAGGATGATCAGGAACAGCACGCGCGCCGGCGTGACGAGCAGCGTGGTCAGCAGGCGCGCCGAGTCGCTCTCGGGGCGCACGTCGCCGTAGCCGGTCGTGGTGACGCTGACGGTCGAGTAGTAGAAGGCGTCCAGGAGCGAGAGGCCCGACCCGTCGGCGTCCGCGTAGCCGGCGCGGTCGAGGTAGGCGACCATCGCGACGAAGACGATCATCGACAGCGCGAGCAGCACGCGCCAGGCGATGCGCTGCAGGGGCGGCCGGCGGTTGCCCGGCAGCCCGACGCTCACGGGGAGGGCGGCCAGCGCTCCTCACTCCTGCGCCAGGAAGCCGGCGACCCGATCGACGACGCCCGGGTCGGTGGTCCACGGCCAGTGCCCGGCGCCCGGGCGGATGTCGAGCTCGACCTCGCCCCCGAGCACCGCGGCGTAGCCGTGGGCGAAGCGGACCGGGATGTACGGGTCGTTCTCGCCCCAGACGACGAGCGCCGGCGCCCGGACGTCGCCGAGCCGCGCGCCGGCCTCGGCCAGCCGCTCCGGGTCCGCCCAGCGGTAGAGGCGCAGGATCGCCCGCTGCGTGCCCTGGTCGAAGTGGGTGGCGACGGTGTCGAGGAGCGCGGGCGGGATCGACCGCCGCAGCACCGGCTTGATGGAGAGCCCCATCGCCATCTCGCCGACGAAGGGCATGCGCCACGCGCGCGCGACGCGATGCCAGCGGTAGCCGGCCATGAGCGGGACCGCGTCGATGAGCACAAGGCGGCGCACCCGCTCGGGCTCCTCCTGTGCCCATCCGAGCGCGCAGGCGCCCCAGTCCTCCATCACGAGCCGGACGTCGTCGGCCTCCACGAGCTCGAGGAAGCTGCGCAGGAAGCGCGCGTAGCCCGCGATCGAGTAGTCGAGGTCGCCGCGCTTGCCCGAGCGGCCGAACCCCGGCAGGTCGACCGCGATGCCGCCGGTGCGCTCGAGGAAGGGCGCCCAGACGTCGCCGTTGGCCGGGACCCCGTGGACGTAGAGCGGGAGCGGCCCGCCGTCGGCCACGGGTGCCGAGCGCCAGAAGACCGGCTGGCCGTCCAGCTGCTCGGTGTGCTCGGAGAGCTCGGAGACCCGACCCATGCGCGCGGCGACGATAGCGTTCCGCGTCGTGCGCGTGCTCTGCCTCGGCGAGACACTGGTCGACCTCATCTGCGAGCGCCCCGTCGACCGGCTCGCCGACGCCGACGCGTTCGCCCCGCACTTCGGCGGCGCGATGGCCAACGTGTGCGTCGTCGCGGCGCGCTACGGCGCGGCGGTCGAGCTGGCCGGCGGCGCCGGCGACGACGGCTGGGGGCGCTGGCTGCAGGAGCGCCTCGCCGGCGAGGGCGTCGGGCTCGAGTGGTTCGCGCTCGTCGAGGGGGCGCCGACGGCACTGGCCTTCGTCACGGTCGACGCGGGCGGCGAGCCGGACTACCTCATCTACGGCGCCGGCATCCACGCCGCGATGGCCGCGGTGGCGCCCCGGCTGCACGAGGCGGTCGCCGCCTGCGACGCGCTCGTCATCGCCTCGAACACGCTCCTGGACCCCGACGAGCGGCGGGCGACGCTCGACGCGCGCGCGTCGATGCTCGAGCACGGCAAGCCGGTGGTGTTCGATCCGAACCTGCGGCTGCACCGCTGGGAGAACCCGGGGCGCGCCGTCACCCTGTCGCGCGAGTGCCTGCCCGGCCTGTTCCTCCTGAAGTGCAACCGCCACGAGGCGCAGCTGCTGTCGGGGGAGCAGGACGTCGAGCGGGCGGCCGAGGCGCTCCTGGCCGCGGGGGTCGCGAACGTCGTCGTCTCCCTCGGCGCCGACGGGGCGATGCTGCGCGGCGCCGTGCGCGCCAACGTGCCGGGCGTCCCGGCACAGGTCGTAAGCGCGACGGGCGCGGGGGACACGATGCTCGGCGTGCTCGTCGCGCGCCTGGCCGAGACGCGCTTCTATCCGGCGGCGATCGCGGCGGGCCTGGCCGAGGCGGTGTCCGCGGCGGCACGGACGACCGAGCGCTGGGGCGCGACGTGACGCCCGCGGCCGCGACGTGGTCGCGCCCGGCCCCGCGGCGGGTGCGCGCGATCCGCGACCGGCTGCGCACGATGTACGGCCGGCCGATCGCCCCGCCACACCGCCGCCCGCTCGACGAGCTCGTCCTGACGGTGCTGTCGCAGTCGACGAACGAC from Capillimicrobium parvum encodes the following:
- a CDS encoding STAS domain-containing protein — encoded protein: MSPTESVDLVAARLRIRPGRQSDDDEVCLRLEGQLDGDSALSLARVLLDAQRAGSVLVLDLSRLSFVDVAGLRVLVDAARRAAAAGCELFLRSPAPDVRRLFRVTGLGMWTRLDEDGCVRASLPPLSRAVLGRFGRPGLI
- a CDS encoding potassium channel family protein; this encodes MSVGLPGNRRPPLQRIAWRVLLALSMIVFVAMVAYLDRAGYADADGSGLSLLDAFYYSTVSVTTTGYGDVRPESDSARLLTTLLVTPARVLFLIILVGTTLEILAERTRHDWRVSRWMRGLRDHVIVCGYGTKGRAAVRTLRAHGTPPQDIVVIESGAEARAAAVADGLAAVAGDASQAAVLRQAQVDQAASVVVAPNSDPAAVLITLTVRELNPGATIAAAAREEENVHLLHQSGANSVIVTSSSAGRLLGLATHAPRVVEVLEDLMSIGEGLDIKERPVAPGEAGPCSALPIGGPVIAVERGGELLRFDDPRATSVQAGDRIVYLAAGEDTG
- a CDS encoding alpha/beta fold hydrolase, whose protein sequence is MGRVSELSEHTEQLDGQPVFWRSAPVADGGPLPLYVHGVPANGDVWAPFLERTGGIAVDLPGFGRSGKRGDLDYSIAGYARFLRSFLELVEADDVRLVMEDWGACALGWAQEEPERVRRLVLIDAVPLMAGYRWHRVARAWRMPFVGEMAMGLSIKPVLRRSIPPALLDTVATHFDQGTQRAILRLYRWADPERLAEAGARLGDVRAPALVVWGENDPYIPVRFAHGYAAVLGGEVELDIRPGAGHWPWTTDPGVVDRVAGFLAQE
- a CDS encoding carbohydrate kinase family protein, giving the protein MRAATIAFRVVRVLCLGETLVDLICERPVDRLADADAFAPHFGGAMANVCVVAARYGAAVELAGGAGDDGWGRWLQERLAGEGVGLEWFALVEGAPTALAFVTVDAGGEPDYLIYGAGIHAAMAAVAPRLHEAVAACDALVIASNTLLDPDERRATLDARASMLEHGKPVVFDPNLRLHRWENPGRAVTLSRECLPGLFLLKCNRHEAQLLSGEQDVERAAEALLAAGVANVVVSLGADGAMLRGAVRANVPGVPAQVVSATGAGDTMLGVLVARLAETRFYPAAIAAGLAEAVSAAARTTERWGAT